From a region of the Zingiber officinale cultivar Zhangliang chromosome 10B, Zo_v1.1, whole genome shotgun sequence genome:
- the LOC122029292 gene encoding AT-hook motif nuclear-localized protein 24-like, with protein MDHLPPSYLAHVHQRQRLLQSNVEQELKNVSNNSNKESSAGGGEVRKQGSQRKRGRPLGSRNRPKPPVVITRDSCHLVRVHVMEVAAGHDVVQSVADFARRRQVGLAVISGRGTVSSVTVRGPDGAVLPLRELFEVVSLSGSVLPLLSPPATSWLTVYLVGAQGQVVGGSVVGPMVAAVPVMIIATSFGKAAYEKLPLIPEEPLDDQNIPLQESSPALPPLPQQLVGAGNSPPPFHSHLPPLPGLVNNNLPPLLAGDDFGLWEQHKIQ; from the coding sequence ATGGATCATCTTCCTCCTTCCTACCTCGCTCATGTCCATCAACGTCAAAGATTGCTTCAATCCAATGTCGAGCAGGAGCTCAAGAACGttagcaacaacagcaacaaggAGAGTAGCGCCGGCGGCGGCGAGGTCAGGAAGCAGGGGAGCCAGCGAAAGCGCGGCCGGCCGCTGGGATCGAGGAACAGGCCTAAGCCGCCGGTGGTCATCACACGCGACAGCTGCCACCTAGTGAGGGTGCACGTGATGGAGGTCGCCGCTGGCCACGACGTGGTGCAGAGCGTCGCCGATTTCGCGCGGCGGCGCCAGGTCGGCCTCGCCGTGATCAGCGGCCGCGGGACCGTCTCCTCTGTCACCGTCCGGGGCCCAGACGGCGCCGTGCTGCCTCTGCGTGAGCTTTTCGAGGTCGTGTCGCTCTCGGGGTCGGTCCTTCCGCTGCTCTCTCCGCCGGCGACGTCGTGGCTGACGGTGTACTTGGTCGGCGCACAGGGGCAGGTGGTGGGAGGGAGCGTGGTGGGGCCGATGGTGGCGGCGGTGCCCGTGATGATCATTGCGACATCCTTCGGGAAAGCGGCGTACGAGAAGCTTCCTTTGATTCCAGAGGAGCCGCTGGATGATCAAAACATCCCGTTGCAGGAGTCGTCGCCGGCGCTTCCTCCGCTACCGCAGCAATTGGTGGGCGCCGGAAATAGCCCACCGCCATTTCACAGCCACCTGCCGCCGCTGCCAGGTTTGGTCAACAACAACCTGCCGCCGCTGCTTGCCGGCGATGATTTCGGATTGTGGGAGCAGCACAAAATTCAGTAA
- the LOC122029312 gene encoding pyrophosphate--fructose 6-phosphate 1-phosphotransferase subunit alpha-like yields MESDFGVPRELSAVQKKRAEYQPELPPCLQGTTVGIEFGNATTCADPSSAHVIGQAFPHTFGQPLAHFLTATAKVPNAQIIPEHPPMRVGIVFCGRQSPGGHNVVWGLYSAIKLHNRDNTLLGFVGGTEGLFAQRTLEITDEVLSSYKNQGGYDLLGRTVDQIRTTEQVNAALTTCQDLKLDGLVIIGGVTSNSDAAQLAETFVEAKCPTKVVGVPVTLNGDLKNQFVETDVGFDTVCRVNSQLISNVCIDALSAEKYYYFIRLMGRKASHVALECALQSHPNMLILGEEVALSKLTIFDITKQICDAVQARAEKEKNHGVILIPEGLVESIPELYALLQEIHGLHSQGILIEKISSHLSPWASALFEFLPPFIRRQLLLHPESDDSAQLSQIETEKLLAQLVEAEMNRRKKEGIYKGKKFNAICHFFGYQARGSLPSKFDCDYAYVLGHICYHILSAGLNGYMATVTNLKHPVNKWCCGAAPLTAMMNVKRHSRGSGAIPIGKPAIHPATIDLKGKVYELLRQKASSFLLDDLYRNPGPPQFEGPGADDKTFTLSIEDQDYMGRIKKLQDYLDTVKSIIKPGCSQDVLKAALSAMASVTQVLTVMSSPSFGGHQPL; encoded by the exons ATGGAGTCGGATTTTGGGGTTCCCAGGGAGCTGTCGGCGGTCCAGAAGAAGCGGGCGGAATACCAGCCCGAATTGCCCCCTTGCCTCCAG GGCACTACAGTTGGGATAGAGTTTGGCAACGCGACAACCTGCGCAGATCCATCCAGTGCACATGTTATTGGTCAGGCCTTCCCACACACGTTTGGTCAGCCTTTAGCTCATTTTTTGACAGCAACTGCGAAGGTGCCTAATGCACAGATCATTCCTGAGCATCCTCCTATGAG GGTAGGCATTGTGTTTTGCGGGAGGCAATCACCAGGAGGACATAATGTTGTATGGGGTCTTTATAGCGCTATTAAACTCCACAACCGAGACAACACCTTACTTGGCTTTGTTG GTGGCACTGAAGGTCTGTTTGCACAGAGAACTTTGGAAATTACAGATGAGGTTCTTTCTAGTTACAAGAACCAAG GTGGCTATGATTTGCTGGGCCGGACTGTTGACCAAATCAGAACAACTGAGCAAGTAAATGCTGCTTTGACtacatgccaagatttgaagtTGGATGGTCTTGTCATTATAGGAG GAGTCACATCCAACTCGGATGCCGCTCAACTTGCAGAAACATTTGTTGAGGCCAAATGCCCTACAAAG GTAGTTGGTGTCCCTGTTACTTTGAATGGAGATCTTAAGAATCAATTTGTGGAGACAGATGTTGGGTTTGATACTGTTTGCAGG GTCAATTCTCAACTAATAAGCAATGTCTGCATAGACGCATTGTCTGCAGAGAAG TACTACTATTTCATCCGCTTGATGGGTAGAAAGGCTTCCCATGTGGCTCTCGAGTGTGCACTGCAATCACATCCTAATATG CTCATCTTAGGAGAGGAGGTCGCATTATCAAAACTAACCATTTTCGACATTACTAAGCAAATCTGTGATGCAGTTCAAGCCAGGGCTGAGAAAG AGAAGAATCATGGTGTCATTCTTATTCCTGAGGGGCTTGTAGAGAGCATTCCTGAATTGTATGCACTTCTGCAG GAAATTCATGGTCTCCACAGCCAAGGCATTTTGATCGAGAAGATCTCCTCTCACCTTTCACCTTGGGCATCTGCATTGTTTGAATTTTTGCCACCCTTTATCAGGAGACAG ttgctgcttcatccagagTCTGATGACTCTGCGCAGCTGTCCCAG ATTGAAACAGAAAAGCTTCTAGCACAGTTGGTGGAAGCAGAAATGAACAGAAGGAAG AAAGAAGGCATATACAAAGGAAAGAAATTCAATGCAATATGTCATTTCTTCGGGTATCAAGCTCGTGGATCTTTACCATCAAAGTTCGACTGTGACTATGCATAT GTTCTTGGACATATCTGCTACCATATTCTGTCAGCCGGGTTGAATGGATACATGGCTACTGTTACTAACTTAAAACATCCCGTGAACAAATGGTGTTGCGGTGCTGCACCACTCACT GCTATGATGAACGTGAAGCGACATTCACGTGGTTCTGGGGCCATTCCTATTGGAAAGCCAGCCATCCATCCTGCCACAATAGACTTGAAAGGCAAAGTATATGA GTTGCTGAGACAGAAAGCTTCAAGCTTTTTGTTGGATGACTTGTACAGAAACCCAGGGCCTCCTCAGTTTGAAGGGCCTGGTGCCGACGATAAGACCTTTACTCTCTCTATCGAGGATCAAGATTACATGGGCAGGATAAAAAAGCTTCAGGATTATCTTGACACG GTGAAGAGCATCATTAAACCCGGGTGTTCTCAGGACGTGCTCAAAGCTGCTTTGAGTGCCATGGCGTCCGTGACTCAAGTGCTGACAGTGATGTCTAGTCCATCATTTGGTGGGCATCAGCCACTCTAA